In a single window of the Caproicibacterium sp. BJN0003 genome:
- a CDS encoding O-antigen ligase family protein: MKDKGISSEISLYCRWLGIYIVLLIVGAMNIGIFGSLLKLLAIVPIGIWLLFKRSFKRNRLLRVSGIYVLFCIASCLWSINQGVSAGRSISQINFLILLCSVSGYTYNSNEVDYLKKCLIWSSRVTAIVVLISADYYEGRIYLKGIIQEDPNYLCAYFLFAMIFCIIVLLQENSIKVKLISTIELIVYVYIVIGTGSRGGALAIVAASIIAFLFYRDGTKLIISSLIKRILLVILVFITLTVIASYISTDILSRFSLATLSTSSGTGRYDIWESAMNAFNESSFLRQLFGYGTGSAVSITYLFPFPYHLVFHNMFIESLLEIGVIGAVIYIVFVLSFVFEALKCKDVYCAAILIGMIVLSLSISISVFKPYWNIMIYTLVLSLSNNHIGSQGFANQISKEESKHESFGNNPLL, encoded by the coding sequence ATGAAAGATAAGGGAATTAGTTCTGAAATAAGTTTGTACTGTAGATGGTTGGGAATCTATATAGTGCTCCTTATTGTAGGAGCTATGAATATTGGAATTTTTGGTTCTTTGCTAAAATTATTAGCAATCGTTCCAATTGGGATATGGCTATTATTTAAACGTAGTTTCAAAAGAAACAGACTGCTTCGTGTGAGTGGAATTTATGTGCTGTTTTGTATTGCTTCTTGTTTGTGGTCAATCAATCAAGGGGTATCCGCAGGGAGATCAATTTCTCAAATTAATTTTTTAATTTTATTATGTTCTGTATCCGGATATACCTATAATTCTAATGAGGTAGATTATTTAAAAAAATGTCTGATATGGTCTTCTAGAGTTACAGCTATCGTTGTGCTGATCTCTGCAGATTATTATGAAGGACGTATTTATTTGAAAGGAATCATTCAAGAAGATCCGAATTATCTTTGCGCTTATTTCCTGTTTGCGATGATCTTTTGTATCATCGTTCTTTTACAAGAAAATAGTATAAAAGTAAAGCTCATTTCAACAATTGAATTGATTGTTTATGTGTATATCGTTATAGGGACGGGATCTCGGGGTGGTGCTTTAGCGATTGTTGCAGCGTCAATTATTGCATTTCTTTTTTATAGAGATGGAACAAAACTGATAATCTCTAGTTTGATAAAAAGAATACTCCTGGTCATACTCGTTTTCATCACGTTAACTGTCATTGCGAGTTATATATCCACGGATATATTAAGTAGGTTTTCATTAGCAACATTAAGCACCTCCTCCGGTACAGGAAGGTATGATATATGGGAAAGCGCTATGAATGCCTTTAATGAATCTTCATTCCTGAGACAATTATTTGGTTATGGAACGGGATCTGCAGTTAGTATTACTTATTTATTTCCATTTCCATATCATCTTGTGTTCCATAATATGTTCATAGAATCTCTTTTAGAGATTGGTGTTATAGGTGCAGTTATTTATATAGTTTTCGTACTCTCTTTTGTATTTGAGGCGTTAAAATGCAAAGATGTTTATTGTGCGGCGATCCTAATAGGGATGATTGTGTTGTCTTTGTCAATATCAATCAGTGTCTTTAAACCTTATTGGAATATTATGATTTATACGCTGGTTCTGTCATTATCAAATAATCATATTGGGAGCCAAGGGTTTGCAAATCAAATAAGTAAAGAGGAAAGTAAACATGAAAGCTTCGGTAATAATCCCCTTCTTTAA
- a CDS encoding glycosyltransferase, which produces MTKRYINNKTSECSKPLRVLYIINSFSWGGAEKLVYDLSIGLIKKAEFVGVIALYRQDNDTETKMIADLKKVGVKTAILGKTAGKGRIKSIYDIYQFGKINRVNIIHGHCSVPMLFAKIAGKMLRVPVVCTIHNTRGYSAKREKNSSWMVSKYVSIGQAVENYMIQELNIKKNNIVPIFNSINTEQFPIVKKDPNFWVKYGGKKGEQVILNVARVHQQKNQLCLARAINRCIKDGESNIRAYILGNFDESDQTYIELRKYIENEGIADHIIFLGMHQNVNDFLHNADCFVMTSKYEGLSVAFLEAVISGLAIVVTDMPFVRELNSISNCSTVIQQDDDKALASILEKKSYKQQSLETISLFKEKFSMKEFVDQHYNLYKKVLDSTVS; this is translated from the coding sequence GTGACAAAAAGGTATATTAATAATAAAACTTCAGAGTGTTCTAAGCCTCTTCGTGTGCTCTATATTATCAATTCGTTTTCATGGGGAGGAGCGGAAAAACTAGTATATGATTTGTCAATTGGTTTAATCAAAAAAGCGGAATTTGTTGGAGTAATTGCTTTGTATAGGCAGGATAATGATACAGAGACGAAAATGATTGCTGATTTAAAAAAAGTAGGTGTTAAAACTGCAATTCTTGGGAAAACAGCTGGAAAAGGTAGAATTAAAAGTATTTATGATATATATCAGTTTGGAAAAATAAACAGAGTAAATATAATTCATGGACATTGTTCAGTGCCCATGTTGTTTGCTAAAATTGCAGGTAAAATGTTAAGAGTTCCAGTCGTATGTACGATTCATAATACGCGAGGGTATTCTGCTAAAAGAGAGAAAAATTCATCTTGGATGGTTTCAAAATATGTATCTATTGGACAAGCAGTAGAAAATTATATGATCCAGGAATTGAATATAAAGAAAAATAATATTGTGCCAATTTTTAATTCTATAAACACAGAACAGTTTCCCATAGTAAAGAAGGACCCAAATTTCTGGGTTAAATATGGTGGGAAGAAGGGCGAACAGGTTATTTTAAATGTGGCACGTGTACACCAGCAGAAAAATCAATTATGCTTAGCACGTGCAATTAATCGTTGTATAAAAGATGGAGAGTCAAATATTCGTGCCTATATTTTAGGAAATTTTGATGAGAGTGATCAGACGTATATTGAGTTAAGAAAATATATTGAAAATGAGGGAATTGCAGATCATATCATTTTTTTGGGAATGCATCAAAATGTTAATGATTTCTTACATAATGCTGATTGTTTTGTTATGACGTCAAAATACGAAGGATTAAGTGTTGCATTTTTAGAAGCTGTCATTAGTGGTTTAGCAATTGTGGTTACGGATATGCCCTTTGTAAGAGAATTAAACTCAATATCTAATTGTTCAACTGTGATTCAGCAAGATGATGATAAAGCTTTGGCAAGTATTTTAGAAAAGAAATCGTATAAACAGCAAAGCTTAGAAACTATATCTTTGTTTAAAGAAAAGTTTTCTATGAAAGAATTTGTTGATCAACATTATAATCTATACAAAAAGGTATTAGATTCAACAGTTTCGTAA
- a CDS encoding glycosyltransferase has product MRICIIGHFGGNREFNDGQTVKTKTIYHALMNRRFDIDKVDTYYVKHRPLKFCVSFIKSMKQDKKYIVLLSDNGRKVLFPVLYFLSKYGKEIYHYAIGGRLSREVKKKNRWSKYISSFTGNWMESTLLVKQLNELGINNAKYIPNFKKLNILKIENLSNEYQMPFRFCMFSRVMKEKGVEDAITSINEVNNRYGSVVAKLDIYGPIEEGYDNRLKECLEKAKNSCRYRGIVKATESVEALKDYFMLIFPTHWKHEGIPGTIIDALSAGVPIIARRWQYCDEMLDDKKTGYIYDFEHPEELTEKIWYAVNNPTQVMGMKSNCLARADDYSEEKVMKMILDSMELDTNL; this is encoded by the coding sequence TTGCGGATTTGTATCATTGGCCATTTTGGTGGTAACCGCGAGTTTAATGATGGTCAAACTGTAAAAACCAAAACGATATATCATGCGTTAATGAACCGTAGATTTGATATCGATAAAGTAGATACGTATTATGTCAAGCACCGGCCTTTAAAGTTTTGTGTATCATTTATCAAATCAATGAAACAAGATAAAAAGTATATTGTATTATTGTCAGATAATGGACGAAAGGTTTTATTTCCAGTTTTATATTTTTTAAGTAAGTACGGAAAAGAAATATATCACTACGCAATAGGCGGACGTTTGAGTAGAGAAGTAAAGAAAAAAAACAGGTGGAGTAAATATATTTCTTCATTTACCGGAAATTGGATGGAAAGCACTTTACTCGTTAAACAATTAAATGAACTTGGAATCAATAATGCGAAGTATATTCCAAACTTTAAAAAATTAAATATATTAAAAATAGAGAATTTATCAAATGAATATCAAATGCCATTTCGATTCTGTATGTTTAGTCGTGTGATGAAAGAAAAGGGAGTTGAAGATGCAATCACTTCCATAAATGAAGTAAATAATAGATATGGTTCCGTGGTTGCGAAGTTAGATATTTATGGGCCGATTGAAGAAGGATATGACAACAGGTTAAAAGAGTGTCTTGAAAAAGCTAAAAATAGTTGCAGATATCGTGGAATCGTTAAGGCAACGGAAAGTGTAGAAGCTTTAAAAGATTATTTTATGCTCATATTTCCAACACATTGGAAACATGAAGGAATACCAGGAACAATCATTGATGCTCTTTCCGCGGGAGTGCCTATCATAGCTAGACGTTGGCAATACTGCGATGAGATGTTGGATGATAAAAAAACAGGGTATATTTATGATTTTGAACATCCGGAAGAATTAACTGAGAAAATTTGGTATGCTGTTAATAATCCAACCCAGGTTATGGGGATGAAATCAAATTGTTTAGCACGTGCGGATGATTACAGTGAAGAGAAAGTTATGAAAATGATTTTGGACAGTATGGAGTTGGATACGAATTTGTAG
- a CDS encoding glycosyltransferase family 2 protein, which produces MNIKKGLVSVIMPTYNCAKFIGETIESVQAQTYSNWEIIIVDDCSNDHTKEIVEQYSEKDDRIKYYCLESNSGAAVARTAAMSIAAGNYMAFLDSDDLWTSDKLEKQLEFMKKHGVAFTCTAYEQIDEDGKSLEKVIKTIPKTDYNRLLLDCPVGNSTVMYNVEKMGKFEVPNIRKRNDDALWLQMLKKEKYIYGLNSVLMKYRIRKNSISSNKIKVIKYHWILYRNIEHLSIARSVFHILYWCVIKVLKIK; this is translated from the coding sequence TTGAATATAAAAAAAGGATTGGTATCGGTTATTATGCCGACCTACAATTGTGCAAAATTTATAGGGGAAACGATTGAGTCAGTTCAGGCTCAAACTTATTCTAACTGGGAAATAATCATTGTTGATGATTGCTCCAATGATCATACAAAAGAAATAGTGGAACAATATTCGGAAAAAGATGATAGAATTAAATATTATTGCCTAGAAAGTAATTCTGGCGCGGCAGTTGCTCGTACTGCTGCTATGTCTATAGCAGCAGGAAATTATATGGCATTCTTAGATTCTGATGATTTATGGACATCTGACAAATTGGAAAAGCAGTTAGAATTTATGAAAAAACACGGTGTTGCCTTTACCTGCACAGCGTATGAACAAATAGATGAAGACGGAAAGAGTTTGGAAAAAGTTATTAAGACGATACCAAAAACGGATTACAATCGATTGCTGTTAGACTGTCCTGTTGGAAATTCAACTGTTATGTATAACGTGGAGAAAATGGGCAAATTTGAAGTGCCAAATATCCGTAAAAGAAATGATGATGCGCTTTGGCTGCAAATGCTCAAAAAAGAAAAATACATATATGGGCTCAACAGTGTATTAATGAAATATCGGATACGAAAAAACTCGATATCAAGTAATAAGATAAAAGTAATAAAATATCATTGGATTCTATATCGGAATATCGAGCATTTGAGTATTGCCAGAAGTGTGTTTCATATTTTATATTGGTGTGTGATAAAGGTATTAAAAATAAAATGA
- a CDS encoding sugar transferase, whose product MLREWDRLPQSMRTEEVRPYYEKLEHKKISLFLKRVFDIVMSALMLIILSPMMIVVSTAIVLDSKGGVFFRQERVTQYGRKFKIFKFRTMVLNAEQLGTQVTVKNDMRVTKVGAVLRKFRIDEFPQLINILLNDMSFVGTRPEVTRYVKRYTPEMMATLLLPAGITSEASIRYKDEDKLLEVAADVEDTYVNKVLPEKMKYNLKSIKEFSFIREIGTMLHTVVAVIK is encoded by the coding sequence ATGCTAAGAGAATGGGATCGACTTCCCCAATCTATGAGGACCGAAGAAGTCAGACCGTATTATGAAAAACTAGAACATAAGAAAATCAGTTTATTCTTAAAGAGAGTGTTTGATATAGTAATGTCTGCCTTGATGTTGATCATTCTTTCTCCTATGATGATAGTTGTTTCGACAGCAATTGTTTTAGACTCAAAAGGAGGAGTTTTCTTTCGCCAAGAACGTGTAACACAATATGGAAGAAAATTTAAAATTTTTAAGTTCCGAACAATGGTATTGAATGCGGAGCAATTAGGCACACAGGTAACTGTGAAAAATGATATGAGAGTTACAAAAGTTGGAGCAGTCCTCAGAAAATTCCGTATTGATGAATTCCCACAGTTAATTAATATTCTATTAAATGATATGAGTTTTGTAGGTACACGGCCAGAAGTAACAAGATATGTAAAAAGGTACACACCAGAGATGATGGCGACATTACTTTTACCGGCGGGCATCACATCAGAAGCAAGTATTCGGTATAAAGATGAAGATAAACTTCTCGAAGTAGCAGCTGATGTAGAGGACACTTATGTGAATAAAGTCCTGCCGGAAAAAATGAAATACAATTTGAAAAGTATAAAGGAATTTAGCTTTATAAGAGAGATTGGTACGATGTTACATACAGTGGTGGCGGTCATTAAATAA
- a CDS encoding DegT/DnrJ/EryC1/StrS family aminotransferase produces the protein MKIPFSPPDVGILEAEQVIDALRSGWITTGPKTKELERQVAEFCGANRAVCLGSQTACAEMTLHLLGVGAGDEIITTAYTYTATASVVCHVGAKLVLVDTQKDSFEMDYDRLAEVITDKTKVIIPVDLGGVPCDYDKIFEVVESKKHLFHPKNEMQKAIGRVIVMADTAHAFGATWHGKPVGSFADFSSFSFHAVKNFTTAEGGAVTWKKIDGINDEDIYHQYQLFSLHGQSKDALAKTQLGAWEYDVIGPWYKCNMTDVIAGIGLAQMQRYPKMLERRKNIIARYDAAFKPLGIEVLPHYTEEHQSSGHLYITRVPGVTLEQRQEIIVKMAEAGIACNVHYKPLPMMTAYKQLGFDIKDYPNAYHHFANEITLPLHTKLTDEEVLYVIENYSEIVKEYL, from the coding sequence ATGAAAATTCCATTTTCACCACCCGATGTGGGAATTTTGGAGGCAGAGCAGGTCATAGATGCGTTACGTTCCGGTTGGATAACAACTGGGCCTAAAACGAAAGAACTTGAAAGACAAGTAGCTGAGTTTTGTGGAGCTAATCGTGCGGTCTGTCTTGGTTCGCAGACAGCTTGTGCTGAAATGACGTTACATCTTCTTGGGGTTGGGGCTGGAGACGAAATTATAACGACAGCCTATACCTATACTGCGACTGCTTCGGTGGTATGCCATGTAGGGGCTAAGCTTGTTTTAGTTGATACACAAAAAGATTCGTTTGAAATGGATTATGATAGATTAGCAGAGGTCATTACGGACAAAACAAAGGTAATTATCCCAGTGGATTTAGGTGGTGTTCCATGCGACTATGATAAGATTTTTGAGGTTGTAGAGAGTAAAAAACATTTATTTCACCCCAAAAATGAAATGCAAAAAGCAATTGGCAGAGTAATTGTTATGGCTGATACAGCACACGCTTTTGGAGCGACTTGGCATGGAAAGCCGGTTGGAAGCTTTGCTGACTTTTCTAGCTTTAGTTTCCATGCAGTAAAGAATTTTACAACTGCAGAGGGTGGAGCTGTCACATGGAAGAAAATTGATGGTATTAATGATGAAGATATTTATCATCAATACCAGTTGTTTTCTCTTCATGGTCAGTCAAAAGATGCTTTGGCAAAAACGCAGTTAGGTGCTTGGGAGTATGATGTGATTGGTCCTTGGTATAAGTGTAATATGACTGACGTGATTGCAGGAATTGGATTAGCTCAGATGCAGAGATATCCGAAAATGCTAGAGCGGCGAAAAAATATAATTGCTCGTTATGATGCTGCATTTAAGCCGTTAGGAATTGAGGTGCTTCCTCATTATACAGAAGAGCATCAGTCTTCCGGACATTTATATATTACCAGAGTCCCGGGTGTTACGTTGGAGCAGAGACAGGAAATCATTGTGAAGATGGCAGAAGCAGGGATTGCCTGCAATGTTCATTACAAACCATTACCGATGATGACCGCATATAAACAACTTGGATTTGATATTAAGGATTATCCTAACGCGTATCATCATTTTGCAAATGAAATTACTTTGCCGTTACATACAAAACTTACGGATGAGGAAGTTCTGTATGTCATAGAAAATTATTCTGAAATTGTAAAAGAATACTTATGA